The Helicobacter jaachi genome includes a window with the following:
- the leuS gene encoding leucine--tRNA ligase translates to MQERIYNPKDIESKWQRFWEEHKSFEPHNIDLQKKKKYILSMFPYPSGAIHMGHVRNYCIGDALARYYRQNGFNVLHPMGWDAFGMPAENAAIKHKTHPKVWTYSNIDAMRKELKSLGLSFSKEREFATSDEVYTKFEQAFFIQMWEKGLIYRKQAYLNWCPNDKTILANEQVIEGKCWRCDTPVVQKQMSQYYIKITAYAEELLGCLDELEGHWPPQVLNMQRNWIGKSRGLNFAFSLSADSVLGDIKELEVFTTRPDTIYGVTYCAIAPEHPIVQYLVENKLLDSHIIESIERIKNTAARERAQSEKLGFDLGIKVIHPLTQEELPVWVANFVLMDYGSGAVMSVPMHDERDFEFAKKYDLPLKCVLTDKADSQGLDSKNNEQDTYLEGYFEEGYLINSGEFSGLHSTEAKPRIIAHFENLGRGKGIINYRLRDWGVSRQRYWGAPIPMVHCEYCGIVPESFAHLPITLPDDVNIDGEGNPLDKHPTWRDCICPKCGRKARRETDTMDTFVQSSWYFLRYTTPKDMWEKEAFDKAHLAYWLNVDEYIGGIEHAILHLLYARFFTKVLRDLGYIEISEPFANLLTQGMVLKAGAKMSKSKGNVVNPNDIIARYGADTARLFILFAAPPTRELEWNDSAVEGAYRFLKRLYERTRYIESMRKKPTIAHDTLTKNEQYARQKVYEALQKSYDIFNKKQSGYAFNTLIAASMEAFNALNEQENTQVWSEGYFVLLHILEPIVPHICWELSEQYFGRANFEPIAIDENALSKQSVVYAITINGKKRAEMEVALDVSEKQIIAQAKAHVAKWLENAHIRKEIIVPNKLVNFVLG, encoded by the coding sequence ATGCAAGAGAGAATTTACAATCCTAAGGATATAGAATCTAAGTGGCAGCGGTTTTGGGAGGAGCATAAGAGCTTTGAACCGCACAATATAGATTTGCAAAAAAAGAAAAAATATATCCTTAGTATGTTTCCCTATCCTAGCGGCGCTATCCATATGGGGCATGTGCGTAATTACTGCATAGGCGATGCTTTGGCTAGATATTATCGACAAAATGGCTTTAATGTCCTGCACCCTATGGGTTGGGACGCTTTTGGTATGCCTGCTGAAAATGCCGCTATCAAACATAAAACACACCCAAAAGTATGGACTTATAGCAATATTGATGCGATGAGAAAAGAGCTAAAAAGCCTTGGGCTTAGCTTTTCTAAAGAGCGTGAGTTTGCTACAAGCGATGAGGTTTATACTAAATTTGAGCAAGCATTTTTCATTCAAATGTGGGAAAAAGGGCTTATATACCGCAAGCAAGCCTATCTTAATTGGTGTCCAAATGATAAGACGATTTTGGCTAATGAGCAAGTCATTGAGGGCAAATGTTGGCGATGTGATACGCCTGTGGTGCAAAAGCAGATGAGTCAATACTACATTAAAATCACAGCTTATGCAGAGGAGTTATTAGGCTGCCTTGATGAGCTAGAGGGGCATTGGCCGCCTCAAGTGCTCAATATGCAAAGAAATTGGATTGGTAAATCTAGGGGATTAAACTTTGCTTTTTCATTAAGCGCAGATTCTGTGCTAGGGGATATAAAGGAATTAGAGGTTTTCACCACGCGCCCTGATACCATTTATGGCGTAACTTACTGCGCTATTGCGCCTGAACACCCCATTGTGCAGTATTTAGTGGAGAATAAATTGCTAGATTCTCACATTATAGAATCTATTGAGCGCATTAAAAATACAGCCGCGAGGGAGCGCGCGCAGAGCGAAAAGCTAGGCTTTGATTTGGGGATAAAGGTCATTCACCCACTCACACAAGAGGAATTGCCCGTGTGGGTGGCAAATTTTGTGCTTATGGATTATGGCTCTGGCGCGGTTATGAGTGTGCCAATGCATGATGAGCGGGATTTTGAGTTTGCTAAAAAGTATGATTTGCCCCTAAAATGCGTGCTTACAGACAAGGCAGATTCTCAAGGGCTAGATTCTAAAAATAATGAGCAGGACACATATTTAGAGGGCTACTTTGAGGAGGGCTATCTTATCAATAGCGGCGAGTTTAGCGGCTTGCACAGCACAGAGGCAAAACCTCGCATTATTGCACATTTTGAGAATCTAGGCAGGGGGAAGGGCATTATTAATTATCGTTTGCGCGATTGGGGAGTGTCAAGGCAGCGATACTGGGGTGCGCCTATTCCTATGGTGCATTGTGAGTATTGCGGCATTGTGCCTGAAAGTTTTGCGCATTTGCCCATTACTTTACCCGATGATGTAAATATCGATGGCGAGGGCAATCCACTTGATAAGCACCCCACTTGGCGCGATTGTATCTGTCCAAAATGTGGGCGCAAAGCCCGCAGGGAGACAGACACTATGGATACTTTTGTGCAATCAAGCTGGTATTTTCTGCGCTACACTACGCCCAAAGATATGTGGGAGAAAGAGGCATTTGATAAGGCGCATTTGGCGTATTGGCTGAATGTTGATGAGTATATTGGCGGGATTGAACATGCGATTTTACATTTATTGTATGCGCGATTTTTTACTAAAGTGCTGCGCGATTTGGGGTATATTGAGATTAGTGAGCCTTTTGCTAATCTTTTAACGCAAGGCATGGTGCTTAAAGCAGGTGCGAAAATGTCAAAAAGTAAGGGCAATGTCGTTAATCCTAATGATATTATTGCGCGCTATGGAGCAGATACAGCGCGTTTATTTATACTCTTTGCCGCGCCGCCCACACGCGAGCTAGAGTGGAATGATAGCGCAGTGGAGGGGGCTTATAGATTCTTAAAGCGATTGTATGAGCGCACACGCTATATAGAATCTATGCGTAAAAAGCCTACAATTGCGCACGATACACTCACAAAAAATGAGCAATACGCGCGCCAAAAGGTGTATGAGGCGTTGCAAAAAAGCTATGATATTTTTAATAAAAAACAAAGCGGATATGCTTTTAATACGCTTATTGCTGCGAGTATGGAGGCTTTTAATGCCCTAAATGAGCAGGAAAATACGCAAGTGTGGAGTGAGGGATATTTTGTGCTATTGCATATTTTAGAACCCATTGTCCCGCATATTTGCTGGGAATTAAGCGAGCAGTATTTTGGGCGGGCTAATTTTGAGCCAATAGCTATAGATGAAAATGCGCTAAGCAAGCAAAGCGTGGTGTATGCCATTACTATTAATGGCAAAAAACGCGCTGAAATGGAAGTGGCTTTAGATGTAAGTGAAAAGCAAATTATTGCGCAGGCTAAAGCGCATGTGGCAAAATGGCTTGAGAATGCGCATATTCGCAAAGAAATCATCGTGCCAAATAAGCTTGTAAATTTTGTATTAGGCTAG
- the lptE gene encoding LPS assembly lipoprotein LptE, translating into MARNKQIISQRQIVSKSARLWTFIALAIFFMHGCGYMPVSHYAQSIFNDGVYVEIVVNPSVPESSTGVKDAVNNAIIKRFHSKLKTKQEAQSFLKIDVQSITQTPVAYNQQGFVSFYRTNIVLAFHFENAQGESFDVTNTGYYDYSADFTSTIVLDQYRLESISNATNQALDKFISQVAYYGEFYNENR; encoded by the coding sequence ATGGCGAGAAATAAACAAATAATATCTCAAAGGCAAATCGTATCTAAAAGCGCGCGATTATGGACTTTTATTGCATTAGCCATATTTTTTATGCATGGTTGTGGATATATGCCTGTTAGTCATTATGCGCAAAGTATTTTTAATGATGGTGTGTATGTGGAGATTGTCGTTAATCCCTCCGTGCCAGAATCTAGCACAGGTGTTAAAGATGCGGTAAATAATGCCATTATCAAACGATTTCATAGTAAATTAAAAACTAAACAAGAAGCCCAAAGTTTTTTAAAAATCGATGTTCAGAGCATTACTCAAACGCCAGTAGCCTACAATCAACAAGGCTTTGTGAGCTTTTATCGCACCAATATCGTGCTTGCTTTTCACTTTGAAAATGCTCAAGGTGAGAGCTTTGATGTAACCAATACGGGATATTATGATTATAGTGCGGATTTTACTTCAACTATCGTGCTTGACCAATATCGTTTAGAATCTATCTCAAATGCGACAAATCAAGCCCTTGATAAATTTATCTCCCAAGTGGCTTATTATGGAGAATTTTATAATGAAAATCGATGA
- a CDS encoding folylpolyglutamate synthase yields the protein MPTLDEVLRHKGAEYAPFDVTRVHRIYKDIAPIFGFNDIYGARCKVIRIIGTNGKGSSGRFITMGLAQNGKSALHFSSPHLFRFNERFFVSSAHFKGDVSDEMLENAHKALWRIESSHEASYFEYATFLALVLAMESEYLVLESGVGGEFDSTSVLNAQASLFTLIGLDHQEMLGNSIEQIALTKLKAMSGHVIVGRQNERAVEKLALEIIESKSLCGELWQDISTHPRLKSEQNAMEGYAKKYNLPAFLRENLYNAMRVLDVFGMKFDFAHLEALSLRGRCERVAANIVLDVGHNVDGAVVLREYLGAKRVNLVYNSYAEKDIEAILSQLLPIIKKVLIISVENFRICPRDRLIRALKALKVAYEDFNIHKIKPDEDYLVFGSFSVAQEFLRQYEDL from the coding sequence ATGCCTACATTAGATGAAGTCTTGCGCCATAAGGGCGCGGAATACGCCCCCTTTGATGTTACACGCGTGCATAGAATCTATAAGGATATAGCGCCTATTTTTGGCTTTAATGATATTTATGGTGCGCGCTGCAAGGTTATTCGTATTATTGGCACTAATGGCAAGGGCAGCAGCGGGCGATTTATCACTATGGGTTTAGCTCAAAATGGCAAAAGCGCGCTGCATTTTAGTTCGCCACATCTTTTTAGATTTAATGAGCGCTTTTTTGTGAGTAGTGCGCATTTTAAAGGTGATGTGAGTGATGAGATGCTAGAAAATGCGCATAAAGCGCTATGGCGTATAGAATCTAGCCATGAAGCGAGTTATTTTGAATATGCGACTTTTTTAGCCCTTGTGCTTGCTATGGAGAGCGAGTATCTTGTTTTAGAATCTGGCGTGGGCGGAGAGTTTGACTCCACTTCTGTGCTGAATGCGCAAGCAAGCCTTTTTACGCTTATTGGGCTAGACCATCAAGAAATGCTAGGCAATAGCATAGAGCAAATCGCGCTCACAAAGCTTAAAGCAATGAGCGGGCATGTGATTGTGGGCAGGCAAAATGAACGCGCAGTGGAGAAGCTTGCGCTTGAGATTATAGAATCTAAAAGCCTATGTGGCGAGCTGTGGCAAGATATTAGCACGCACCCACGCCTCAAAAGTGAGCAAAATGCTATGGAGGGCTATGCGAAAAAGTATAATTTGCCTGCATTTTTACGCGAAAATTTATATAATGCTATGCGCGTGCTAGATGTTTTTGGAATGAAATTTGATTTTGCTCACTTAGAGGCACTTAGTTTGCGTGGCAGATGCGAGCGTGTGGCGGCTAATATTGTGCTTGATGTGGGACATAATGTCGATGGCGCAGTGGTCTTGCGCGAGTATTTGGGCGCAAAAAGAGTGAATCTAGTGTATAATAGCTATGCGGAAAAGGATATCGAGGCGATTTTAAGCCAACTTTTACCTATCATTAAGAAAGTTTTAATAATATCTGTGGAAAACTTCAGGATTTGCCCAAGGGATAGATTGATTAGAGCTTTGAAGGCGCTAAAAGTTGCTTATGAGGACTTTAATATACATAAGATAAAGCCAGATGAGGACTATCTTGTGTTTGGCTCTTTTAGCGTAGCTCAAGAATTTTTACGACAATATGAGGATTTATAA
- a CDS encoding M23 family metallopeptidase, whose product MQDKLMISIIDDNGSRQFSVHRLVQKVALFTLIGIVSIVILYFVMAHFLMNKLEVILANNTQVRENFQSIYEKNSELERNIDYKTSELFKVSSKISELESIVNVRRSKSGVYNNQDINLDSLSSLQKDMILKIIPNGNPVSEFAAKAFPSKSASIYTIAKDTPVYATANGIIDSVRVAGNGNHFMQIQHSYGFTSNYGHLGKVLVQKGDFVTKGQIIGYSGNGGNLYYDLRFIDSALEVASYTDWNSDNFAQVIGVNSAIDWKSLVWALDDIIQLKNYRVSYQGDDIFNY is encoded by the coding sequence GTGCAAGATAAATTGATGATTTCTATTATTGATGATAATGGCTCAAGGCAATTTAGCGTGCATCGCTTGGTGCAAAAGGTTGCTCTTTTCACGCTTATAGGCATTGTGTCTATTGTGATTTTGTATTTTGTTATGGCGCATTTTTTGATGAATAAGCTTGAGGTGATTTTGGCAAACAATACCCAAGTGCGCGAGAATTTTCAAAGTATTTATGAGAAAAATAGTGAGCTAGAGCGCAATATTGATTATAAAACAAGTGAGCTCTTTAAGGTGAGCAGCAAGATTAGCGAGCTTGAAAGCATTGTGAATGTGCGTAGAAGCAAAAGCGGGGTTTATAATAATCAAGATATCAATCTAGATTCTCTCTCATCTCTCCAAAAAGATATGATTTTAAAGATTATCCCTAATGGCAATCCAGTGAGCGAATTTGCCGCTAAGGCTTTCCCTAGCAAGAGCGCTTCTATTTACACCATTGCTAAAGATACGCCTGTGTATGCTACGGCAAATGGCATTATAGATTCTGTGCGAGTGGCAGGGAATGGCAATCATTTTATGCAGATTCAGCACTCTTATGGCTTTACTTCAAATTATGGGCATTTGGGTAAGGTGCTTGTGCAGAAAGGTGATTTTGTAACTAAAGGGCAGATTATAGGATATAGCGGAAATGGGGGGAATTTGTATTATGATTTGCGCTTTATAGATTCTGCGCTTGAAGTAGCAAGCTACACAGATTGGAATAGCGATAATTTCGCTCAAGTCATTGGCGTAAATAGTGCTATTGACTGGAAAAGCTTAGTGTGGGCGCTTGATGACATTATTCAGCTCAAAAACTATCGGGTAAGCTATCAGGGCGATGATATATTTAATTACTAA
- a CDS encoding M23 family metallopeptidase — protein MITDQNGSRYFNVSSIFKQISLYLITFILTLMVFGVVSISTFSAEIEKMSLLNEAITKRYEKMLAKNEALNIQIEQRTEEMTQVDNRVGDLESIIGVNSEHTHDGENNLEHRIDAASLTGTQKAFVMKFVPNGYPMERYDRISADFGYRVHPLFFTRHLHTGVDFATPIGTPVYATADGVVNAASFSTGGYGYLVKIDHSLGFMTYYAHLSKIVVQKGMFVKRGQLIAYSGNTGQSTGPHLHYEIRFLGKVLNPKSFMDWQMSNFDLIFEKERSVAWQSLLATINNLME, from the coding sequence ATGATTACCGACCAAAATGGGTCGCGGTATTTTAATGTAAGCTCCATTTTCAAACAAATTAGCCTCTATCTTATTACTTTTATTCTTACGCTTATGGTGTTTGGTGTGGTGTCTATTAGCACCTTTAGCGCAGAAATTGAAAAAATGTCTTTGCTTAATGAAGCTATTACTAAACGTTATGAAAAAATGCTTGCCAAAAACGAAGCTCTAAATATTCAAATCGAACAAAGAACAGAGGAAATGACGCAAGTAGATAATCGCGTGGGTGATTTGGAGAGCATTATTGGCGTAAATAGTGAGCATACACATGATGGCGAAAATAATCTTGAGCATCGCATAGATGCAGCCTCACTCACGGGTACACAAAAGGCATTTGTGATGAAATTTGTCCCAAATGGCTATCCAATGGAGCGTTATGACCGCATTTCTGCAGATTTTGGCTATAGGGTTCACCCACTTTTTTTTACGCGTCATTTGCATACGGGCGTAGATTTTGCCACCCCCATAGGCACGCCAGTATATGCTACAGCCGATGGCGTGGTGAATGCGGCTAGTTTTTCAACAGGTGGTTATGGTTATCTTGTTAAAATAGACCATTCGCTTGGATTTATGACTTATTATGCTCATTTGAGTAAAATAGTGGTGCAAAAAGGTATGTTTGTCAAGCGAGGGCAGCTTATTGCTTATAGCGGCAATACCGGGCAAAGCACAGGTCCTCACCTGCATTATGAGATAAGATTCTTAGGCAAAGTGCTTAATCCTAAGAGTTTTATGGATTGGCAGATGAGCAATTTTGATTTAATTTTTGAAAAAGAAAGGAGTGTAGCATGGCAATCTTTGTTAGCGACAATAAACAACTTGATGGAGTAA
- a CDS encoding bactofilin family protein: protein MAIFVSDNKQLDGVSQSGGGATIIAQGTRIKGEINTDCRLHIDGEFEGDIHSKDTVMVGKSGLVRGDVKANSLIVSGRFIGNVTSSMLEIKPQGRVEGIVVAGEFVIERKGVFMGESKIKDSKPNIASLELPKKDK from the coding sequence ATGGCAATCTTTGTTAGCGACAATAAACAACTTGATGGAGTAAGCCAATCAGGCGGAGGGGCGACTATCATCGCGCAAGGCACGAGAATTAAGGGAGAAATCAACACAGATTGTCGTTTGCACATTGATGGAGAGTTTGAGGGCGATATTCACTCCAAAGATACTGTGATGGTGGGCAAAAGCGGCTTAGTGCGCGGTGATGTAAAGGCTAATTCTTTAATTGTGAGCGGGCGATTTATTGGTAATGTAACCTCAAGCATGCTTGAGATTAAGCCTCAAGGGCGTGTAGAGGGCATTGTAGTAGCAGGTGAATTTGTCATCGAGCGCAAGGGTGTGTTTATGGGAGAAAGCAAGATTAAAGATTCAAAGCCTAATATCGCTTCTCTTGAATTACCCAAAAAAGATAAATAA
- the mfd gene encoding transcription-repair coupling factor → MVQASLYKLLQHTSLSFNLLLVKDSKQAQQAYEVFKLFTKPKAFILPELRIHFGDDLSSFREEFLETLSVLRAFYAANEPKMLISPISSVLYPLPKSNVLQTFMLSRTQCYDINALKNRIIESGYECVDVVELEGEVSFRGEIIDIFMPHCELPYRIVFFDDEIESIRTFNTATQMSNPTEIQSLELAPALFCLSQAESSDIQSQVAQSDFEGFNKDIASFGLWFLGERAHFLPLAYKSVLTPCALKEAQEIYELDSMSHALSFEQIQSLPLCEQPEGYSDILFNPINLKSMIHAHPQRKITLLVQNDIKLKAFDIDTSGLHIKHSSAVVNLITPDELVLSLNTFTPKAKAKKPTLKLNEISQGEYVVHSEYGVGIFQGIKQAQILGIVRDFIEIAYQGEDKLLLPVENLNMIDRYVADSGQIPMLDRLGKGSFAKLKQKVRVKLLEIANGIIELAAKRNLLKGIHIDTHNPALATFEHTCGFELTADQKRSISEIYADLSSGKVMDRLLSGDVGFGKTEVAINAMYAVYLSGYQAAMIVPTTLLCAQHYQSLLTRLQGSGARIARCDRFSNQKKQLFAALKNKEVDIVIGTHALLGAEFAALGLIVVDEEHKFGVKQKERIKQLCANTHLLSMSATPIPRTLNMALSHIKSLSSLQTPPVDRIPVRTFIKIGKDSLLKEVILRELRRGGQVFYIHNNIASIDKKAKEINKLLPTLKIAILHSQIDNASSERIMLDFANNAYNMLLCTSIVESGIHLPNANTIIVAGADRFGIADLHQLRGRVGRGSKEGFCYFLVDDLDSITPEAKKRLMALEKNSYLGSGENLAYYDLEIRGGGNLLGEAQSGHIKHIGYGLYLRMLEECINYLSGKGNVQNTQCDLKINLNAYLNPELIASDKLRLELYRRLSLCEEISEVNDIESEIFDRFGKLDAVSEAFLELIRIKVLANKLGLKQIMHYGQNITFVYADDSKQSVSAPSKDWDDVLGSIMVFLRQMLQKQQTQGA, encoded by the coding sequence TTGGTGCAAGCCTCCTTATATAAGCTTTTGCAGCATACTTCTCTATCCTTTAATCTCCTTTTAGTTAAAGATTCAAAACAAGCGCAGCAAGCTTATGAAGTCTTTAAGCTTTTTACAAAGCCAAAAGCCTTTATCTTGCCTGAATTGCGCATTCACTTTGGTGATGACTTAAGCTCATTTCGCGAGGAGTTTTTAGAAACGCTAAGCGTGCTGCGCGCATTTTATGCAGCAAATGAGCCTAAAATGCTCATCTCCCCTATTTCTAGCGTGCTTTATCCTCTGCCAAAGTCTAATGTGCTGCAAACTTTTATGCTTTCACGCACGCAATGCTATGATATAAATGCGCTAAAAAATCGCATTATAGAATCTGGCTATGAATGTGTAGATGTGGTGGAGCTTGAAGGGGAAGTGAGCTTTAGAGGGGAGATTATTGATATTTTTATGCCCCATTGCGAGCTGCCTTATAGAATTGTGTTTTTTGATGATGAGATTGAAAGCATACGCACATTTAATACCGCCACACAAATGAGCAATCCCACAGAAATCCAAAGCCTTGAGCTTGCTCCAGCGCTTTTTTGTCTAAGCCAAGCAGAGAGTAGCGATATACAATCTCAAGTTGCGCAGAGTGATTTTGAGGGCTTTAATAAAGATATTGCCTCATTTGGCTTGTGGTTTTTGGGAGAGCGCGCACATTTTCTGCCTTTAGCGTATAAAAGTGTGCTTACTCCCTGTGCGCTTAAAGAAGCACAAGAGATTTATGAGCTAGATTCTATGTCGCACGCGCTTAGCTTTGAGCAGATACAATCTTTGCCATTATGTGAGCAGCCAGAGGGGTATAGCGATATACTTTTTAATCCTATAAATTTAAAATCTATGATACACGCCCACCCACAGCGCAAAATCACGCTACTTGTGCAAAATGATATTAAGCTTAAAGCCTTTGATATTGATACAAGTGGGCTGCATATAAAGCACTCTAGCGCGGTTGTTAATCTCATCACTCCAGATGAACTAGTGCTTTCGCTCAATACTTTTACACCCAAAGCTAAAGCCAAAAAGCCCACTTTAAAGCTTAATGAAATCTCTCAAGGCGAATATGTGGTGCATAGCGAATATGGCGTGGGGATTTTTCAAGGTATAAAGCAAGCGCAGATTCTAGGCATAGTGCGGGATTTTATAGAAATTGCATATCAAGGTGAGGACAAGCTTTTATTGCCGGTTGAAAATCTTAATATGATTGATAGATATGTGGCAGATTCTGGGCAGATTCCTATGCTTGATAGACTAGGGAAGGGCAGTTTTGCCAAACTTAAGCAAAAGGTAAGAGTAAAGCTCTTAGAAATTGCAAATGGCATTATTGAGTTAGCCGCAAAGCGCAATTTGCTTAAAGGCATTCATATTGATACGCATAATCCCGCACTTGCCACATTTGAGCATACTTGCGGCTTTGAGCTTACAGCCGACCAAAAGCGCAGTATTAGCGAAATCTATGCAGATTTATCATCTGGTAAGGTTATGGATAGGCTACTTAGCGGTGATGTGGGGTTTGGTAAAACAGAAGTGGCTATAAATGCTATGTATGCAGTGTATCTTTCAGGCTATCAAGCGGCGATGATAGTGCCTACCACACTTTTATGCGCACAGCATTATCAATCCTTGCTTACACGCTTGCAAGGTAGTGGCGCGCGCATAGCGCGATGTGATAGATTCTCAAATCAAAAAAAGCAGCTTTTTGCAGCGCTTAAAAATAAAGAAGTTGATATTGTCATTGGCACGCACGCGTTGCTAGGGGCTGAATTTGCTGCTCTTGGGCTTATTGTGGTTGATGAGGAGCATAAATTTGGCGTGAAGCAAAAAGAGCGCATAAAGCAGCTTTGTGCCAATACACACCTACTTAGTATGAGTGCTACGCCCATACCCCGCACACTTAATATGGCGCTCTCACACATTAAATCACTAAGCTCGCTGCAAACTCCGCCTGTGGATAGAATCCCGGTTAGAACTTTTATCAAAATAGGCAAAGATTCACTGCTTAAAGAAGTGATTTTGCGCGAGCTAAGGCGCGGCGGGCAGGTATTTTATATCCATAATAATATTGCTAGCATTGATAAAAAAGCTAAAGAAATTAATAAGCTTTTACCCACGCTTAAAATTGCCATTTTGCATTCACAGATTGATAATGCTTCAAGCGAGCGCATTATGCTTGATTTTGCCAACAATGCCTATAATATGCTGCTTTGCACAAGCATTGTAGAATCTGGCATTCATTTGCCTAATGCTAATACCATTATCGTAGCGGGCGCGGATAGATTTGGCATTGCAGATTTGCACCAGCTGCGCGGGCGTGTGGGGCGCGGGAGCAAAGAGGGCTTTTGCTACTTTTTGGTAGATGATTTAGATTCTATAACGCCTGAGGCAAAGAAGCGCCTTATGGCGTTAGAGAAAAACTCCTATCTTGGCAGTGGCGAAAATTTAGCATATTATGATTTAGAGATACGCGGCGGGGGAAATTTGCTAGGGGAGGCTCAAAGCGGGCATATTAAGCATATTGGCTATGGATTGTATTTGCGTATGCTAGAAGAGTGTATTAATTATCTAAGTGGCAAGGGCAATGTGCAGAATACGCAATGTGATTTAAAAATTAATCTTAATGCCTATCTTAATCCCGAGCTTATCGCCAGTGATAAACTGCGCTTAGAGCTGTATCGCAGACTTTCATTATGCGAGGAGATAAGTGAAGTAAATGATATAGAATCTGAAATCTTTGATAGATTTGGCAAACTTGATGCGGTGAGCGAGGCATTTCTTGAGCTTATTCGCATTAAAGTGTTAGCTAATAAACTTGGATTAAAGCAGATTATGCACTATGGGCAGAATATTACTTTTGTATATGCTGATGATAGCAAGCAGAGTGTGAGCGCACCGAGCAAGGATTGGGACGATGTGCTAGGGAGTATTATGGTATTTTTGCGTCAAATGCTGCAAAAACAGCAAACACAAGGAGCGTAA
- a CDS encoding PP0621 family protein, whose protein sequence is MKFLLILLALLVLAYLIVRPLLKSYRKDKHDDAQTMYQCAHCGVYVSAKEAFLSNGAYFCSKECLQKGKV, encoded by the coding sequence ATGAAATTTTTGCTTATTCTGCTCGCACTGCTTGTGCTTGCGTATTTGATTGTGCGTCCCTTGCTTAAATCTTATAGGAAAGATAAGCATGATGATGCGCAAACAATGTATCAATGCGCGCATTGTGGCGTGTATGTCTCCGCTAAAGAGGCATTTTTATCAAATGGGGCGTATTTTTGCTCTAAAGAATGCTTGCAAAAGGGCAAAGTATGA
- the rsmG gene encoding 16S rRNA (guanine(527)-N(7))-methyltransferase RsmG, whose translation MIDLQTKLQQNKINLPSSCFEQFSIFAQELLRWTKIHNLTGASSIESVEENIFDSLYPLKFIDDFTSCMDIGSGGGFPAVPLAIAKKNAHFILIEPRAKRASFLHNIALELGLSNMEVLPVSIQNVPIADVNNIELITSRALMDAKELIALSRKFLTSDGYFLFYKGSNFRQEMPSMSVEECFVRENRIYYYKCGRDL comes from the coding sequence ATGATAGATTTACAAACAAAGCTACAGCAGAATAAAATTAACCTCCCAAGCTCCTGTTTTGAGCAGTTTAGTATCTTTGCGCAGGAGCTTTTGCGGTGGACTAAGATTCATAACCTCACAGGCGCTAGCAGTATAGAATCTGTGGAGGAAAATATCTTTGATTCGCTCTATCCGCTTAAGTTTATTGATGATTTCACAAGCTGTATGGACATAGGCTCTGGCGGGGGATTTCCGGCTGTGCCGCTTGCTATTGCGAAAAAAAATGCGCATTTTATTCTTATTGAGCCGCGTGCTAAGCGCGCTTCATTTTTGCATAATATTGCCTTAGAGTTAGGGCTTAGTAATATGGAGGTGCTTCCTGTGAGTATTCAAAATGTGCCAATTGCAGATGTGAATAATATCGAGCTTATCACCTCGCGCGCACTTATGGACGCTAAGGAGCTTATCGCGCTCTCTCGTAAATTTTTAACAAGCGATGGATATTTTTTATTCTACAAAGGCTCAAACTTTCGGCAAGAAATGCCAAGTATGAGCGTAGAGGAATGCTTCGTGCGAGAAAATCGCATTTATTATTATAAGTGTGGTCGTGATTTGTAG